A single region of the Saprospiraceae bacterium genome encodes:
- a CDS encoding SdrD B-like domain-containing protein, with protein MYQTTSLGDYVWEDLNGNGIQDDGDTGVEGVTVNLKDESGEVIETTTTGPDGSYSFTDLDPGTYSVQFVLPSGYQYSPLNIGDDALDSDADPAQNGMTATTTLASGDNDPTLDAGIYQTTSLGDYVWEDLNGNGIQDDGDTGVEGVTVNLKDESGDVIETTTTGPDGSYSFTGLDPGTYSVQFVLPSGYQYSPLNIGDDALDSDADPAQNGMTATTTLASGENDPTLDAGIYQTASLGDYVWEDLNGNGIQDDGDTGVEGVTVNLKDESGEVIETTTTGPDGSYSFTGLDPGTYSVQFVLPSGYQYSPVNIGDDALIAMLILRKMA; from the coding sequence ATTTACCAAACAACCAGCCTAGGCGATTACGTCTGGGAAGATCTCAACGGCAATGGTATCCAAGATGATGGCGACACGGGCGTTGAGGGCGTGACGGTGAACTTGAAAGATGAGAGTGGGGAGGTGATTGAGACGACCACGACAGGTCCTGATGGTTCTTATAGCTTCACTGATTTAGATCCAGGTACTTACAGTGTACAATTTGTCTTACCAAGTGGCTACCAATACAGCCCATTAAACATAGGCGATGACGCCTTAGATAGCGATGCTGACCCAGCGCAAAACGGCATGACGGCCACCACTACGTTAGCCAGCGGCGACAATGATCCAACCTTGGATGCGGGTATTTACCAAACAACCAGCTTAGGTGACTACGTCTGGGAAGACCTGAATGGCAATGGCATCCAGGATGATGGCGACACGGGCGTCGAGGGCGTGACGGTGAACTTGAAAGATGAGAGTGGGGATGTGATTGAGACAACTACGACTGGTCCCGATGGTTCTTATAGCTTCACAGGTTTAGACCCCGGTACTTACAGCGTACAATTTGTCTTACCAAGTGGTTACCAATACAGCCCATTAAATATAGGCGATGACGCCTTGGATAGCGATGCTGATCCTGCGCAAAACGGTATGACGGCGACGACTACGCTAGCCAGCGGTGAAAATGATCCAACCTTGGATGCTGGTATCTACCAAACAGCGAGCTTAGGCGATTATGTCTGGGAAGACCTCAACGGCAATGGCATCCAGGATGATGGCGACACGGGCGTTGAGGGCGTGACGGTGAACTTGAAAGATGAGAGCGGGGAGGTGATTGAGACAACTACGACGGGTCCCGATGGTTCTTATAGCTTCACAGGTTTAGACCCCGGTACCTACAGTGTACAATTTGTCTTGCCAAGTGGCTACCAGTACAGTCCTGTAAACATCGGCGATGACGCTTTGATAGCGATGCTGATCCTGCGCAAAATGGCATGA
- a CDS encoding SdrD B-like domain-containing protein has product MSGEVIETTTTGPDGSYSFDNLDPGTYSVQFVLPSGYQYSPVNIGDDALDSDADPAQNGMTATTTLASGENDPTLMRVFTKQPA; this is encoded by the coding sequence ATGAGCGGGGAGGTGATTGAGACGACCACGACGGGCCCCGATGGTTCTTATAGCTTTGATAACCTTGATCCCGGTACCTACAGTGTACAATTTGTCTTACCAAGTGGTTACCAATACAGCCCCGTAAACATAGGCGATGACGCCTTAGATAGCGATGCTGATCCTGCCCAAAACGGCATGACGGCGACGACTACGTTAGCCAGCGGCGAAAATGATCCAACCTTGATGCGGGTATTTACCAAACAACCAGCCTAG
- a CDS encoding SdrD B-like domain-containing protein has protein sequence MNGNGIQDDGDTGVEGVTVNLKDESGEVIETTTTGPDGSYSFTGLDPGTYSVQFVLPSGYQYSPVNIGDDALDSDADPAQNGMTATTTLASGENDPTLDAGIYQTASLGDYVWEDLNGNGIQDDGDTGVEGVTVNLKDESGEVIETTTTGPDGSYSFENLDPGTYSVQFVLPSGYQYSPVNIGDDALDSDADPAQNGMTATTTLASGENDPTLDAGIYQTTSLGDYVWEDLNGNGIQDDGDTGVEGVTVNLKDESGEVIETTTTGPDGSYSFTGLDPGTYSVQFVLPSGYQYSPVNIGDDALDSDADPAQNGMTATTTLASGENDPTLDAGIYQTASLGDYVWEDLNGNGIQDDGDTGVEGVTVNLKDERGGD, from the coding sequence CTGAATGGCAATGGCATCCAGGATGATGGCGACACGGGCGTTGAGGGCGTGACGGTGAACTTGAAAGATGAGAGCGGGGAAGTGATTGAGACAACCACGACAGGTCCGGATGGTTCTTATAGCTTCACAGGTTTAGATCCCGGCACGTACAGCGTGCAATTTGTCTTACCAAGTGGCTATCAATACAGCCCCGTAAACATTGGCGATGATGCTTTAGATAGCGATGCTGATCCTGCCCAAAACGGCATGACGGCCACCACTACGTTAGCCAGTGGAGAAAATGACCCGACCTTGGATGCGGGTATCTATCAAACGGCGAGCCTAGGTGACTACGTCTGGGAAGACCTCAACGGCAATGGCATCCAGGATGATGGCGACACGGGCGTTGAGGGCGTGACGGTGAACTTGAAAGATGAGAGTGGGGAGGTGATTGAGACGACCACGACTGGTCCTGATGGTTCTTATAGCTTTGAGAACCTTGATCCCGGCACTTACAGTGTGCAATTTGTCTTACCAAGTGGCTACCAATACAGCCCCGTAAACATAGGCGATGACGCCTTAGATAGCGATGCTGATCCAGCGCAAAACGGTATGACGGCCACCACTACGTTAGCCAGCGGTGAAAATGATCCGACCTTAGATGCGGGTATTTACCAAACAACCAGCTTAGGTGACTACGTCTGGGAAGACCTGAACGGCAATGGCATCCAGGATGATGGCGACACGGGCGTCGAGGGCGTGACGGTGAACTTGAAAGATGAGAGCGGGGAAGTGATTGAGACGACCACGACAGGTCCAGATGGTTCTTATAGCTTCACAGGTTTAGACCCCGGCACTTACAGCGTGCAATTTGTCTTACCAAGTGGCTACCAATACAGCCCCGTAAACATAGGTGATGATGCTTTAGATAGCGATGCTGATCCAGCGCAAAACGGCATGACAGCGACGACTACGTTAGCCAGCGGTGAAAATGATCCAACCTTGGATGCTGGTATCTACCAAACAGCGAGCCTAGGCGATTATGTCTGGGAAGACCTCAACGGCAATGGCATCCAGGATGATGGCGACACGGGCGTCGAGGGCGTGACGGTGAACTTGAAAGATGAGCGGGGAGGTGATTGA
- a CDS encoding SdrD B-like domain-containing protein — translation MRAGEVIETTTTGPDGSYSFTGLDPGTYSVQFVLPSGYQYSPVNIGDDALDSDADPAQNGMTATTTLASGENDPTFDAGIYQTASLGDYVWEDLNGNGIQDDGDTGVEGVTVNLKDESGEVIETTTTGPDGSYSFDNLDPGTYSVQFVLPSGYQYSPVNIGDDALDSDADPAQNGMTATTTLASGENDPTLDAGIYQTTSLGDYVWEDLNGNGIQDDGDTGVEGVTVNLKDESGEVIETTTTGPDGSYSFTDLDPGTYSVQFVLPSGYQYSPLNIGDDALDSDADPAQNGMTATTTLESGDNDPTLDAGIYQTTSLGDYVWEDLNGNGIQDDGDTGVEGVTVNLKDESGEVIETTTTGPDGSYSFTGLDPGTYSVQFVLPSGYQYSPLNIGDDALDSDADPAQNGMTATTTLASGENDPTLDAGIYQTTSLGDYVWEDLNGNGIQDDGDTGVEGVTVNLKDESGEVIETTTTGPDGSYSFTGLDPGTYSVQFVLPSGYQYSPVNIGDDALDSDADPAQNGMTATTTLASGENDPTLDAGIYQTASLGDYVWEDLNGNGIQDDGDTGVEGVTVNLKDESGEVIETTTTGPDGSYSFTGLDPGTYSVQFVLPSGYQYSPVNIGDDALDSDADPAQNGMTATTTLASGENDPTLDAGIYQTASLGDGKT, via the coding sequence ATGAGAGCGGGGGAGGTGATTGAGACGACTACAACAGGTCCCGATGGTTCTTATAGCTTCACAGGTTTAGACCCCGGCACTTACAGCGTGCAATTTGTCTTACCAAGTGGCTACCAATACAGCCCCGTAAACATAGGTGATGATGCTTTAGATAGCGATGCTGATCCTGCGCAAAACGGCATGACAGCGACGACTACGTTAGCCAGCGGTGAAAATGATCCAACCTTTGATGCTGGTATCTACCAAACAGCGAGCTTAGGCGATTATGTCTGGGAAGACCTCAACGGCAATGGCATCCAGGATGATGGCGACACGGGCGTCGAGGGCGTGACGGTGAACTTGAAAGATGAGAGCGGGGAGGTGATTGAGACGACCACGACGGGCCCCGATGGTTCTTATAGCTTTGATAACCTTGATCCCGGTACCTACAGTGTACAATTTGTCTTACCAAGTGGTTACCAATACAGCCCCGTAAACATAGGCGATGACGCCTTAGATAGCGATGCTGATCCTGCCCAAAACGGCATGACGGCGACGACTACGTTAGCCAGCGGCGAAAATGATCCAACCTTGGATGCGGGTATTTACCAAACAACCAGCCTAGGCGATTACGTCTGGGAAGATCTCAACGGCAATGGTATCCAAGATGATGGCGACACGGGCGTTGAGGGCGTGACGGTGAACTTGAAAGATGAGAGTGGGGAGGTGATTGAGACGACCACGACAGGTCCCGATGGTTCTTATAGCTTCACAGATTTAGACCCCGGTACCTACAGCGTACAATTTGTCTTACCAAGTGGTTACCAGTACAGTCCATTAAACATAGGCGACGATGCCTTGGATAGCGATGCTGATCCAGCGCAAAATGGCATGACAGCCACCACCACGCTTGAAAGTGGTGACAATGATCCAACCTTGGATGCTGGTATCTACCAAACAACCAGCCTAGGTGATTATGTCTGGGAAGATCTCAACGGCAATGGCATCCAGGATGATGGCGACACGGGCGTCGAGGGCGTGACGGTGAATTTGAAAGATGAGAGCGGGGAGGTGATTGAGACGACCACGACGGGTCCCGATGGTTCTTATAGCTTCACAGGTTTAGACCCCGGTACTTACAGCGTACAATTTGTCTTACCAAGTGGCTATCAGTACAGTCCATTAAATATAGGCGATGATGCCTTGGATAGCGATGCTGATCCTGCGCAAAATGGTATGACGGCCACCACCACGCTAGCCAGTGGGGAAAATGATCCAACCTTAGATGCGGGTATTTACCAAACAACCAGTCTAGGCGATTACGTCTGGGAAGACCTCAACGGCAATGGCATCCAGGATGATGGCGACACGGGCGTCGAGGGTGTGACGGTGAACTTGAAAGATGAGAGCGGGGAGGTGATTGAGACAACCACGACAGGTCCTGACGGTTCTTATAGCTTCACAGGTTTAGATCCCGGCACCTACAGCGTGCAATTTGTCTTGCCAAGTGGCTACCAATACAGCCCTGTAAACATAGGCGATGATGCCTTAGATAGCGATGCTGACCCTGCGCAAAACGGCATGACGGCCACCACTACGTTAGCCAGTGGAGAAAATGATCCAACCTTGGATGCCGGTATCTATCAAACGGCGAGCCTAGGCGATTATGTCTGGGAAGACCTCAACGGCAATGGCATCCAGGATGATGGCGACACGGGCGTTGAGGGCGTAACGGTGAACTTGAAAGATGAGAGCGGGGAAGTGATTGAGACGACCACGACAGGTCCAGATGGTTCTTATAGCTTCACAGGTTTAGATCCCGGCACGTACAGCGTGCAATTTGTCTTACCAAGTGGCTACCAATACAGCCCTGTAAACATCGGCGATGACGCTTTGGATAGCGATGCAGATCCAGCGCAAAATGGTATGACAGCAACCACCACGTTAGCCAGCGGTGAAAATGATCCGACCTTGGATGCGGGTATCTATCAAACGGCGAGCCTAGGTGATGGGAAGACCTGA
- a CDS encoding SdrD B-like domain-containing protein, with translation MTATTTLASGENDPTLDAGIYQTASLGDYVWEDLNGNGIQDDGDTGVEGVTVNLKDESGEVIETTTTGPDGSYSFENLDPGTYSVQFVLPSGYQYSPVNIGDDALDSDADPAQNGMTATTTLASGENDPTLDAGIYQTTSLGDYVWEDLNGNGIQDDGDTGVEGVTVNLKDENGEVIETTTTGPDGSYSFTGLDPGTYSVQFELPSGYQYSPVNIGDDALDSDADPAQNGMTATTTLASGENDPTLDAGIYQTTSLGDYVWEDLNGNGIQDDGDTGVEGVTVNLKDESGGGD, from the coding sequence ATGACAGCCACCACTACGTTAGCAAGTGGGGAAAATGATCCGACCTTGGATGCGGGTATCTATCAAACGGCGAGCCTAGGCGATTATGTCTGGGAAGATCTCAACGGCAATGGCATCCAGGATGATGGCGACACGGGCGTTGAGGGCGTGACGGTGAACTTGAAAGATGAGAGCGGGGAAGTGATTGAGACGACCACGACTGGTCCCGATGGTTCTTATAGCTTTGAGAACCTTGATCCAGGTACTTACAGCGTACAATTTGTATTACCAAGTGGCTATCAGTACAGTCCTGTAAACATAGGCGATGACGCCTTAGATAGCGATGCTGACCCAGCCCAAAACGGCATGACGGCGACGACTACGTTAGCCAGCGGCGAAAATGATCCAACACTAGATGCGGGTATCTACCAAACAACTAGCCTGGGCGATTATGTCTGGGAAGACCTCAACGGCAATGGCATCCAGGATGATGGCGACACGGGCGTTGAGGGCGTGACGGTGAACTTGAAAGATGAGAATGGGGAGGTGATTGAGACGACCACGACAGGTCCTGACGGTTCTTATAGCTTCACAGGTTTAGACCCCGGTACTTACAGCGTACAATTTGAGTTGCCAAGTGGTTACCAGTACAGCCCCGTAAACATAGGCGATGACGCCTTGGATAGCGATGCTGATCCAGCGCAAAACGGTATGACGGCCACCACTACGTTAGCCAGTGGGGAAAATGATCCAACCTTGGATGCGGGTATTTACCAAACAACGAGCTTAGGTGACTACGTCTGGGAAGACCTCAACGGCAATGGCATCCAGGATGATGGCGACACGGGCGTCGAGGGCGTGACGGTGAACTTGAAAGATGAGAGCGGGGGAGGTGATTGA
- a CDS encoding SdrD B-like domain-containing protein: MVTNSPVNIGDDALDSDADPAQNGMTATTTLASGENDPTLDAGIYQTTSLGDYVWEDLNGNGIQDDGDTGVEGVTVNLKDENGEVIETTTTGPDGSYSFENLDPGTYSVQFVLPSGYEYSPVNIGDDALDSDADPAQNGMTATTTLESGENDPTLDAGIYQTTSLGDYVWEDLNGNGIQDDGDTGVEGVTVNLKDENGEVIETTTTGPDGSYSFTGLDPGTYSVQFVLPSGYQYSPVNIGDDALIAMLIQRKMA; the protein is encoded by the coding sequence GTGGTTACCAACAGCCCTGTAAACATAGGCGATGACGCTTTAGATAGCGATGCTGATCCAGCGCAAAACGGTATGACAGCAACCACTACGCTAGCCAGTGGGGAAAATGATCCAACCTTGGATGCGGGTATTTACCAAACAACCAGCTTAGGTGACTACGTCTGGGAAGACCTCAACGGCAATGGCATCCAGGATGATGGCGACACGGGCGTTGAGGGCGTGACGGTGAACTTGAAAGATGAGAATGGCGAGGTGATTGAGACGACCACGACTGGTCCAGATGGTTCTTATAGCTTTGAGAACCTTGATCCCGGCACCTACAGCGTACAATTTGTCTTACCAAGTGGTTACGAGTACAGTCCTGTAAACATAGGCGATGACGCCTTAGATAGCGATGCTGACCCAGCGCAAAACGGTATGACAGCGACGACCACGCTAGAAAGTGGCGAAAATGATCCGACCTTGGATGCGGGTATCTACCAAACAACCAGCTTAGGTGACTACGTCTGGGAAGATCTCAACGGCAATGGCATCCAGGATGATGGCGACACGGGCGTCGAGGGCGTGACGGTGAACTTGAAAGATGAGAATGGGGAGGTGATCGAGACGACCACGACTGGTCCCGATGGTTCTTATAGCTTCACAGGTTTAGACCCCGGCACTTACAGCGTACAATTTGTATTACCAAGTGGCTATCAGTACAGCCCTGTAAACATAGGCGATGACGCCTTGATAGCGATGCTGATCCAGCGCAAAATGGCATGA